Part of the Desulfomicrobium macestii genome is shown below.
TTGAGCGCTCTGGCGAAAAGCCTGAACTCTCTTGTCGGCAAGTTCAAAATCTGAAGGCCAAGGAGATCTCCATACCAAGGGGAATCCCAGGCATGATGATAAATCCAGTTTATCCATTCAACACGTTAACGTAACAACATGGAGGAAGAATGAAAAAGATCGCATTATTATTTCTTGCGGCGTGCATGCTCATCCCGGCAATAGGCATGGCAGCTCCGGAGTACACATTTGTCCGCATTGAAAACCTTCCAGAACAGGAGATCGGCGAACGCCTTCTCAAGGAAGTCTACAAACGCGCCGGAATTGAGATCGAAGTCGAAGCCATGTCCGGGGTCCGCGCCCTGGAAGCTGCGAGCTCCGGGGAAAAAGACGGCGAGGCCCTGCGCATCTGGAGCGTCGGCGAAAAATATCCTTCGCTGATTCGCGTTCCAACGCCACTGTCCGCGCTCACGACCCAGGCATTTGTCAGGAAAGACAGCAACATCACAATTTCAAGTCCTGACGAGCTCAAAAAATTCTCCATTGCCATCACGCGTGGCGTAGCCCACACCAAGGACATCACAGCCGGCCTGGAAAATGTGCACGAGGTGCCAAGCGAAGATTTGCTCATGCCTTTCGTCCAGGCAGGCCGCGCCGAAGTGGCCCTCACCAGCCTTGAAAACGGCATGGTCATCCTCAAAAATGCAGGGATCAATGACGTGATTCCCGTGGAAAAACCGCTCAAGGTTCATCCGCTCTACCATTATGTCCATGAAAAGAATAAGAATCTGGTGGAAAAGATCGATGCAGTAATCAAGGAAATGACTGCTTCCGGCGAACTTGAAAAACTTCAGAAACAGTACGCCGCAGACATTCTCAATAATTAGAAAGCTAAAAAGGGAGGCACCATGGCGGATAAGCCTGAAGCCTCCCTTTTTTACATCCGAAAATAAACCAAACATCACGTGTAATAATTTATAAATATTACAATACGACGCTACAAAAAAAAGAATAAGCCCCATTATTCAAGGAAATGACGACTTCTTCGTAATTATCTATTTCAAGATATTTCAGTATAAAGATTAAAATCAGACCGCATAAATATAAGAATTACAACATTAACATTCACTCATTACGACACAATAAAACATAAAAAAATAATAATAAAGTCAATTTATTGCTTTCAAATTATTAAATAAGGACTCTGTGTGAGAATGATAATTTCTCTTGCCTTGTTTATTTTATGCCATAATTTTGCACTTGCCGGGGGAAATTATACATTTGTTCGAATAGAATCACTCGCGGAACAGGACATTGCTGAAAATATTCTGAAACATATTTACAAAAAATCAGGGATGGACATCAATATAATTTCATTTCCAGGAAAGAGAGCGAACCTGGAAGTGACAACAGGGCGTGCAGATGGAGAGACCTCGCGCATATATAATTACGGCGAAATCAACACAGCCCTTATCAGAGTACCTACGCCATACGGAACTCTCAAAACTACCGCTTTTGCTCCACGTGAAAAAAAATTGGTCATCAAATCGATTGACGACCTGAAAAATTTCAGAATAGCCATCGTTCGCGGAGTCCAGCACACTGCGGACATTACCAAAGGCATGCAGAACATTGCGATCTTGAACGATATTTGCGCAATGATGATGTTCGTCAAAGTGGGCCGCGCCGACATTGCGTTGACCAACACCCTGGCAGGAATCGGCGCCCTGAAAAAACTGAAGATGGACGACATCGTCGCTGTAGGCACGTTGGAAGAACTGGATCTGTATCACTATCTCATCCCAAAACACCGAAACATGGTCCCGGTTGTCGATGCGGCAATCCGCGAAATGATCGCGACCGGAGAACTCGAAGAACTTGAGCAGCGGTATGAAAGGCAATATCTGGAAAATATCAGATAGCCCCGAGGCACGACCTGGAACAGCGCCTTCCCGTTCCCGGTTGAGAGACTGCACAAGCCCTAACACCCGAACCGAGCAGAGCTCCTCACATGAATATCGACTTTTCACACGCCTTTCTCACCACCATGTTCGGCTGGCTCCTTGGCGGCTTCGTCAACGGCATCGTCGGCTTCGGCGCGGCCCTGGTGGCCATGCCCATCGTGGCGGCTGGACTCGACATGCAGCTGGCCGTCTCCACCTGCGGGCTGGTGGTCCTTTCGCTCAACGTCCAGATGGCCTGGAATTACCGGCAACACCTTGACTCCTGCGGCATCCGCGCCCTGTTTCTGGGCGGACTGCCCGGCGCCGTCAGCGGCGTGCTGATACTGAAAAACGTCCCGGAATCCGGATTGAAACTCGGGCTTGGCGCCCTGCTCGTGGCCTATTCGATCTGGGGCCTGAGCGGCACGCAAGTGAACAAGCGGAAGCTGGCCGCGCCTTGGGGCATGCTGGCCGGATTCCTCTCCACGGGCCTCGGCACGGCCTTCGGATTCAACGGCCCGCCCCTGGCCGTGTATCTGTCCCTGCGCGGCGGCACGCAGCAGCAGATCAAGGCCGCCCTTGGCGCGTTCTTCATCGTCAGCGGCCTCTTCATCGTCGCGGCCCACGCCTTGGCGGGGCTGTACAGCGCGCACTCATTGACGCTCCTCGCGGTGGCCCTGCCTTCGGTATCCATCGGCGCGTGGGCGGGGATGCGCGTTTCCGGACGGATGCGGGATCTTATTTTTCAGCGGATACTTTTCCTGATGATCCTCATCATGGGTTTGAACATGGCCGTGAAGGCGCTTGGCGCATAATTCACGCCTGCGTGACCTGCCGTGCCCATGGCCTGCCGTGTCCTTGCCCTTCCGTTTCAATGGACGCGACACTGGCCAGCCGAAAAAAACTTGGATAGATGCCGGCCATGAACACGAAACCCGGTCTTTTCCCCGCCTCGCCCTGCTCCGCCGCCGACCTGCCCATCGATGCCGATGGTCGCATCTATCATCTTCAGATCACACCCGAGCAGCTCGCGCCGGACATCCTGCTGGTCGGCGACCCTGGTCGGGCCGAATTCATCGCCCGGACCTTCCTGCACGACCTGGAGGTCGAGCGGGAGCACCGGGGCCTGGTCACGGCCACGGGCACGTCCCGCGCCACAGGGGGCCGGGCCACGATCATCTCACCCTTGCGGACCACCGTTGCGACTTCGGGCATGGGCACCCCTTCCCTTGAAATCGTGCTCAACGAGCTGGTGGCGCTCTGCGAAATCGACTTCGCCACGCGCACGCCCAAGCCGCTCTTCCCCAGGCTGCACATCATCCGGGTCGGAACTTCCGGGGGCCTGCAGGCGTCGACGCGGCTCGGCACATCCATCATCACCGCCTACGCGTTAGGCATGGACAACACAGGCCTCTTCTACGAAACGCCCTGCCCGGACCAGACCTGCGCGCGCCTGGAACAGGAACTGGCGCACGTGATCGAGAAGGCGGCCAGGCCGGACTCGCGGTTCCGGGGAAAAATCCACCCCTACGTCTCCCGCGCCGAACCGGCTGTGGTCCGAGCGCTGACACAAGCCGCACAGGAACTTGGAGTTGCCGCCAGAACAGGCCTCACGGTCTCAAACAGCGGTTTTTTCGTGCCTCAAGGCCGCGACATCTCACGGCTGCGCCCAAGCACGCCGGAGCTGGACAGAATTTTCAGCGAATTCGATCCCGGTCTGGACGGAATGCGGGTCGAGAACATGGAAATGGAAGCAAGCTTTCTGCTGCACTTTCTCGGCGGGCTGGGGCACTGGGGAGGGGCAATCTGTCCGGTCATCGCAAACAGGCGCCACAACACCTTCGATCACGATTACCTGACCGCCATCGAGGGCGCGACAAAGACGGCGCTATTGGCCCTGGCCGCGCTTTCAACGCGTCGGGATTCAGCATTGCGGGACTAGAATGACGGAGTGGATCCCCGCCTGCGCGGGGATGACTTGCGGGCAGGCGGGGAGCGCGAATCAAGAGCGGTCCATGTCTGAATTTGGCTCAAAACGAACCAAAACATTACGAACAGCCTGTCAGGGTACACCGCAAACAAAAGTCGTCAGCCCCTTGAAGAAGGGGATCCATGAATTTTTAAGTATCTGAAAATAAAGAATTATCCTGATGGATAAATGATGTCTGCGGGGCTCTTGCGACTTTTGAAGTGGCCTTGGCTACGGCTCGGGCGAACAGGCCGTGATCGACCTCACGCCCGCGTCGACGCAGATTCTGAGGATGTCCTGCAAGGCGGCATCCTCACGCTTGGGGGAGGGAAAAAGGGCCAGGATGTCCTGCTCCCGCAGAGCCTGGGCTTCCTCCACGGTTTTTTGCAGCACCTCGTCGCAATAGGCCGATGCGCAGACAAGGCCGTCGCCGGGGATGTTGGTCAGAAAACCCACATCAATGATCCTGCCGTCGCGCACGGCCACGAAGATCTCCACGAACCGGCCGCAATCCTCCCAGCGCCCGGCCTGACAGGCCCAGCCGGGCATTCCCAGATGCGGGGGATCGAAGGCGCGCAGTTCAAGATCTTCAAGGCTCAAGCTCATCGTCGATTCTCGGAGTTTTTGCGGTTTATGAAGTCAAAATTGTCCGGCAGCGATCGGCTCGGGCTGCGCTTCCTTCCGCCCAGCATGAACAGCGACAACACCAATCCCAGAAAGCCTGCCAGTAAAAACAGTGTGCCAATCTCTTCCATGATTATCCTTGATTTGTAGCCTGTCCGGCGGGCCTTACGCAACCTTGTCGGATTTCTCCGACATGATCACATGCCTGCCGGACCATGTTCGAGCATGAAGCGAATGAGCCCGGAGGTGGTGCCGATGCCAAGTTTGCGCATGGCCCGGGTGCGATAGGTGCTGGCGGTCTTGACGCTGACGCCCATGGCTTGGGCGATGGCGGTCATGGTTTCGCCTTGTGCGAGCCTGCGCGCCACGTCGCGTTCCTGACGGGACAGGGTGTCCATGATCGTGGCCGGCCTGCGCGAGTCGAGCAGCGAGGGGTTGACGTAGATGCCCCCGTCCAGGATGGCGGTCATGGCCTCTTCGAGCTCTTCGGGGGCGGAATTCTTGCTCAGATATCCGCGCGCGCCCATGCTCAGGCACCTTTGGGCGTATTCGATCTCATGATGCATGCTGAGCATGATCACGGGCAATCCGGGATCATGCTCTCGTGCGAACTCCAAAAAATCGAGACCGCTTCCGTCGGGCAGTGAAATGTCCAGAATGACGAGATCAAAACGCGTGTCCCCGAGGACCAGACGCGCCTCATGCAGGGTGCCGGCTTCCGAGAATTCACAGTCCGGAAAACGGTCGATGATGATGTTCATGGTGCCGCGCCGCACCACCGCATGGTCGTCCACTATGAGCAGTCGCATGAGCCACTCTCCCCGGTCAGGGGCACCCTGACCAAAATTTCCGTTCCACCCTTGGGCAGCCGCGCGATGGCAAGACTGCCGCCCGCCAGCCGGACCCGCTCGCGCATCCCCAGCAGCCCCAACGACCCGGACGACTCGGCCTGGTCCGAAGTTATGCCCCGGCCATTGTCAGCCACGCGCATCACGAACTCGCCATCCCCGGCCTGCACGCTCACATGCAGGCGGCTGCAACCCGAGTGCCGCGCGGCATTGGTCAGGCACTCCTGCAGCACCCGGTACATGGCGGTGGCCAGATCGCCTGGCAGGTCGGGGAGATGGCCGAGCTGCTGGTCAACGCGAAGCCCGGAGGCCTGCGCGAAGGTCCGGATCTGCCAGGCCACGGCTTCGACGAAACCCAACTCGTCGAGCATGGGCGGACGCAGCTCCCGCGAAATGCGGCGCACCGTTTCAAGGGTCCCGGCCACCAGGGCGCGCAACTCCGCGAGCTGGGCGAGCCGCCCGTCGTCCGGGTCATGAAAGGAGCGTTCGAGGCGATGCAGGCCCATGTTCATGGCGGTCAGATCCTGCCCCAGAATATCGTGTATCTCGCGCGAGATGTGCGCACGCTCCTTCTCGATGCGGTCCTGCAGGTATCCGGAGAGGGCGCGGTATCTCTCGCGGGAAAGTTCCAGCTCGGCCGTGCGCTCGCGGACCCGCTCCGCAAGGTTCTGCCTGGCCTGGTCCAGGCAGATGCGGGTCTGCACCCGTTCCGTCACGTCCCGCAAGGACAGGCGCCAGCCCTGAAAACGACCGCGCGGATCAAAGACCCGGGTCGTTTCCTGGGACAGCCAGATACGGGTTCCATCCCGGCGGCAAATGCGAAAATCCATGGCCGGGATATCCTGTGCATGGCCGGTATCCATGGCCTGTCGCCATTTCACAAAATCATCGGCGTCGATGATCCGCGCGAAAAAATCCGCATCGCGCAGCGCTTCCCCGGCCGGATAGCCCGTCACCCGCAGACAGGACGGAGAGACATAGCGCAGCGGGCCGCCAGCCTCCATCCAGATCTCCAGATCATAGGTGAAATCTGCCACCGTGCGATACATGTGCAGCAGCGTTCGTTGGCGGGACCTGAGGCGCGGAATCAAAAGGCGGGATTTCATGGGTACCGTATGGATCAGAAGCGGCCGGGAAGCAAGCCCGGCCGCTTCCAAATCGCGGCGGCAAAAGCGCACCGGGCCTTGGCGATCGGTCACGGTGCTCAAAGATCGAATTCCCCGGCTCGTTCGGGCTGATAGACAATCTCCTCGATCCGCACCCGCAGCATTCCTCCGCCGGGTCTTGGCCACTGGATTTCATCGCCGATGGACAGCCCGAGCAGTGCGCTGCCCACCGGGGCCAGGATCGAAATCGTCGAGCCCGGCGCGTCGGCGGGACCGCTGGAACCGGGATAGACGAGCGTAAGACAGAACTCCTCTCCGGCGGGCATGAGCTTGAATTTGACGGTGGAGTTCATGGTCACCACGGTGGGCGGCACATTTTTCGGGTCGACGATGATGGCGCGGTCCAGCTCGTCCTCAAGATCGGCTTTGCCCGCAAATCCCCCCTTCGGCAGGGAGTCGAGAAGTATTTCAAGACGCTCGGCGTCAAGAGAGGTTATGGTGATACTTGGTTTTCTGTTCATGATTGTCCTTATGCACTCATTCTTTTTTTTGGCGCGTAGCGCATGCAGTCAACACAGATAAATCCGTGTTCATGCGACAGGCAGCGCGCGAAAGAAGACATTCGTCCGGAAAGATGAAAATCGTCAAGCTTGACAGAATATTCTTACAAATCGATTTCATTTTCTTGAAAAAAAAGCACTCGAATAAAAAATATGACGCACATATAATTTCATGTTGAAATAATTTTTCCGACAAATAATTCATCTCATTTTTTTTACTTTGCAATAAAACACGCATTTCTTTGAGAAAGGTTCTTGAAAACTGATTTTTGATAAAAAACGTCCAAGACAAAACAACCAGACTTGCATGAATGTAAAAATGCGTATAGTAGATCGCCATCTTTTGAATCCGGCATTCCCTGGGGGAGGCTTCCGCGCGGAAGCCTCCCCTTCGCTTTGCCCCTAACGGCTTGCCCGACGCCGAATCCCTGCCGAGGAGGAAACCATGGCCTTTCGAATCACAAACAGCCCCACTGCCAAAACCCGGCAGTTTCATCAGCGCATCTGAATCTGAATACCCTTGCAGCAATTGCCTTGGGGGGGGGATGCGTCGATGGCGCATCCCCCTTTTTGTTGCCCGAAAATCAACTAAAAACATCGACAGGAGCCTGAAATGCTGGATCTTTCCGTAAAAAAACCGGAGGCGCTTCTGCCTACCGACATCTTCTTCCAGACCCCCTACTGGGCGCAGGTCAAATCCCGGCAGGGATTCAAGCCCCTGGCATTCGACCTGGAATCCAGGAAATGCGGAGATGTCCTGGTGCTCTTGCAGCCCTTGGGCGACAAGAAGGTCGCCGTGGTCCCCCAGGGGCCGGAGTACGCTCCCGATGAGGAAAACTACGGCCCGTTTCTCGAGGATTTCTCCCTGGCTCTGGGCAAGGAACTGGGGCCTGAGGTGGCCTTCATCCGCTACGACCTGCCATGGAAGTCTCTCTATGCCGACGAGATGAGAAAGCGGGAATGGACCGCGTTTCCGGAGCCCAGAATCAGGGAGATGCGCATGAACATGGGCACCCGGCACTGGAATATCCGCAAAGCGTTCACGGATCTGACCGTGGCCAGCTCACTGGTGGTGGATCTCGACGGAAACGACGATGCGCTCCTTGCGCGCATGAAGGCCAAGACCCGCTACAACATAGGCCTGGCACAGCGCAAAGGCGTAACGGCACGCACGGTCAGCGCGGAGAACCTTCCGGAATTTCACGCCCTGTACTGCCAAACCGCGCAACGCAACGGGTTTGCGCCGTGCAGCTTCGAGAACTTCGCGGCCCTTTTCAAATGCCGACTGGCCGCAAGGGGCAATTCGGAGCTTGTCTTTCTGCTGGCCGGCCACGGGAAGGACAATCTGGCCGGGGCCATCATTGGCATCTCGGGCAAGGCGGCCAATTTTCTCTACGGAGCGTCTTCAAACCAGAAACGCGGCCTCATGGCTCCCTATCTCATGCACTGGACAGCCATGACCCTGGCCCGCGATCGCGGTTGCCTGACCTATGAGATGGGCGCGGTCTCCCCCGGCCTTGACCCCGCACACCCGTTTCACGGCATGTACCGCTTCAAGACCGGATTCGGCGGCAGGATCGAACTCAGAAGCGGCTCCTGGGACTTCCCCCTGGACCAGGATGCATACCGCAGCTTCTGCAACGCCGAGGGCCTGACCCGCTACCGGTCCACGCAACGCGCGTCCTGACACGGGCCGGGGCTTCAGGCACCTTGTTTTTGGATTTGTGTGGGGATGCGGATAAAATGGATCGCTGCGGAAGCAGGAATTGCTCAGGCTTTCATGACAACTGAAGGATTTGGCGGGAGCGATTCCGGGCGCGTTACCGACAGGCTCACAAGGGGCGCCGGAGAGAAATCCGGCCCCCTGTCTTTCGTCAGTCCAGAAACACTTTCCAGTTCATGTCCAGAGCTTCACCCAGTTTTTTGGCCATGCCCTTGCCTATGGGACGGGCGCCGCGCTCCATTCCGGAGATATGCGACTTGTGCACACCGATGACGGCGGCCAGGGCAGCCTGGGTCATCCCGCGCAAACCTCGGGCCCCGGCCAGCACCCTGCCCGCAGTGGACTCGGGGAACACCTCGTCGGCCGGAACATTGGCCTCTGCCGCGTCCACGATGGCCCTGGCCACGGCATCGACGCGATCAGCGGAGATGGCGGCACTGATGACCACCAAACCGTCAGTACGGAGCGTTTTCGTGAGTTCCAACATACATGATCTCCACAAGGACAGCTACTTTGTTGCGCACCTGCCACACAACCACATAAGAAGGGTTTGATTCGATTTTTCTTCTGGAATTATTGATGAGGCCCGGGAATATACCAAAAACGGATAATAATCTGTAAGAAACAGGCGTGTTATGGAAAAACCAATAGAATTATGTATCCGTTGCAACACCATGCGTACGGACTCACAGGCCAGCGATTTCATCCGTCACGCCCTGTCACCGAGAAGGGACGCCATCCCCTCCTCGGTGGCGAAACGCCGTTATTGGGCAGGCGGCTAGGCGTCCTGCAACTGCTCCGTCATGAGCTGCTGCAGCTGTTGCTGCAACTCCTGGATCTGCTGCAAATACGGGGCGGCCGCGCTTTGCTTCTGTTCGGGAGGCAGGTCGCTGTCCATGATGTGCTTGACCTTGTCCATGAGGGCCTTGATGCGCTTTTCGATATCCTCGACCTGGCTGCCCGACCCCGAATTGCTCGCTGCTCCGGAGCTTTCGCCGGCGTCGACGCCCTTGACCGACGTACTGGTCGTGCCATCAGATCCCTTGCCCACAGGCGCCGTTGCCGCGACGGAGGACGTCCCTTGCGAGTCATCCCGGTCCATGGCGCTGACCTGCTTGCTTCGGAAATACTCAAGCAGGCGCTTGGCCTCCGATGAAAGACTGACCGTATCCCCCTGACTTGCCTGTTTGTTTCCGGTTACGCGCTCCCGAGCCGGATAGCCTGTGCGCATGGTCATGACTGATTCCGTGCCGCCGATCTCCATGTTCCCTCCTTGCCGGCAGGAATATACTGCCGCATTGCGAACCAAATTGTCAGTTGAAGCAAAAATCGTGCATGAAGGCACAGGCCAGCAGCCTCGGTCGCGGCAATTTACCGGCGACTGCTCCGAAATCGCGGTTTGAGTTACAAGCGTATCTAAATATGGATTTTTTTATGACTACGTGTTTTATGTAGAACGCGCCGGACGCATCCATCGGCATCCCGCGTTCCGAAGACCCCGGCCATCAGGCCTGAAAACACCCGCCGCTCGTGGCTACCCAATTATCATCATGCTGAAACAAGGAGAAACGCATGCTGAACCGATTCAAACTGCGCTACAAAATTCTTATTCCCGTGGGCGTGGTTTCCGTCATGATTTTCGGTCTGATCATGTTTCTGGTGCAAATGCAGATCAAGGAAAAGGCCGTCCAGGACATCCGCAATCTTTCACTGGAGATCAGTCAGCGTTACGCGAACATGGTCAAGGGGGAACTCGACGCCGCCATCGGGGCCGCCAAGGCCATGGCGGCGGCGGTTGCCAACGAGCGCAGCCAGAACATCCCCGAGCGGCCGGTGGTGACGGGATTGCTGCGCAAAACCCTGGAGGCCTTCCCCGGAATTTTCGGGACATGGACGGCCTGGGACCCCAACGCGTTTGACGGCCGGGATCATGCGCACGTGAGTGCCGACGCCCTGCACGAGGAGTCGGGACGATTTCTCCCCTATTTCATCCGGGGACAAAAGGGGATCGAAGAGACCCACACCACCGCGTCCGCCTCTTCGAGTCGCGACGACGCCGACAAATGGTACTGGTATCCCTTGCAGAACGGAAAAATGCTCGTGACCGAACCTACGGTATATGAAGTCGCGGGCATGGACCGCATGATGATAAGCGTATGCGTGCCCCTGACCGAAGAGGGAACGGGCGTGGTCGGCCTGGACTTGAGCCTTGAGAACCTGCAGGACGTCGCCTCCCGCATCAAGGTTTTCGATGACGGATACGGCCTGCTGCTGTCGGACACGGGAATGATCGTGGCCCACCCGGACAAGGCCAGGATCGGCCAAAACTTCTCCGAATTTCTGGTCGGCGCCAACAAGGAAAGCGTCGCCAAGGCCCTCAAGGAAGGCTCCCAGGCCTTCTTTTCCCAGAAGTCCGAATCCTCCGGCCTGGACATGCTCTACTGCATGACTCCCGTGGCCCTGGAAGGAGCCGAGGGCGCCTGGAGTTTCGTGGTCGGCATTCCCGAGGACAAGATGTTCGAAAACGCCCGCAATGTGCAGCTTCTGCTATTGGGGCTGAGCCTGGGCGGCCTGGCCCTGCTGATCGGCGCCGTTTTCGTCATCACCAGGCAGATAGTCCTGCCGATTGGCCGCATGGTGACCATGCTCAAGGATATTTCCGAAGGCGAAGGTGACCTGACCAAACGACTGGAGGCCGACAGCAAGGACGAAATCGGCGAAATGGCCCGTTATTTCAACGCATTCGTCAGCAAGCTTCAAGGCATCATCGGTTCAATCAGCGATAATGCCGGAACCTTGACCTCGTCCGCCGCGGGCTTGTCGAACATCAGCGAAAAATCCTCCCGGGGCGTCCAGGACCTGGCATCCCGCACCACCACCGTGGCGGCAGCAGCCGAGGAATTGAGCGCCAACACCATCTCCGTGTCCTCCAACATGGAAGAGACCTCGACAAACCTGAGTTCCGTGGCTTCGGCCACCGAAGAGATGAGCACGACCATCAACGAGATTGCCGACAACACGGAACGCGCGCGCTCGACTACGGACACAGCTTCCAAGAAGATCGACACCTTCTCCGGAATGCTCCAGGATCTGGGCACTTCCGCCAACGAAATCGGCAAGGTCACCGAAGCCATCAACGACATCTCGGCCCAGACCAACCTGCTGGCCCTGAACGCCACCATAGAGGCGGCCAGAGCTGGTGAAGCGGGTCGGGGTTTTGCCGTTGTCGCCAATGAAATCAAGGAGCTGGCGCAGAAAACAGCTGCCGCCACCGACGACATCAGATCAAAGATCAGCGGCATCCAGACGGCAACGGGCACCGCCGTCAACGATATCCAGAGCATCGTGCAGGTCATTCAGGACGTGAACGACATCGTGACCACAATCGCCGCCGCCATCGAGGAGCAGGCCATGGCAACTCGCGAAGTGGCCACCAACATCGCCCAGGCCACGACCGGCGTTCAGGACGCCAATTCGCTCATCGCCCAGATGTCCACCGCATCGTCCGACATCGCGCAGGACATCACCAATGTGGATAATGTCACCAGCGAACTGCGCCAGGGCGGAGAACTCGTCCAGGAAAGAGCGCTGGAGCTGGCCCAATTGTCGGAGCAGCTCAAGATGCTGGTGGGGCAATTCAAGGTGCGCTGAGGCAATGACCCTGGCGGTGCCGGGATTTCCCGGCCCGCCCCTGCTTGAAGCGGACCAGGAGCCTGCCGTCAGAAAGAGGCCGGAACAAAAAGCCCTGCGACGATCAATTCCGGATCATCGCAGGGCCTTTTTCATGTTCGATCGCGAGTCGTCTCTGCCTCGCGCCCGCGTCCTCGGGACGGCAGTTCTGCCCGGAGAGGAGCTAGGACTTTCCGCCAAACAGGGACTTGAGCGTGTCGATGGGGACCGGGAAGACGATGGTCGAGTTCTTCTCTCCGGCTATTTCCCCAAGAGTCTGGAGGTATCTGAGCTGGATCGCGCTTGGGCTCTCGGAGAGCTTTTCCGCCGCCTCCACCAGCTTCTGCGCGGCCTGCTGCTCGCCTTCGGCGTGGATGACCTTGGCGCGCCGCTGCCGTTCCGCCTCGGCCTGCTTGGCGATGGCCCGGATCATGGATTCGTCGAGATCGACATGCTTGATCTCCACGTTGGAGACCTTGATTCCCCAGCCATCGGTCTGGCGGTCGAGAATCTTCTGGATGTCCTCGTTGAGCTTGTCGCGCTCGGCCAGGATCTCGTCGAGCTCATGTTTTCCGAGCACCGAACGCAAGGTTGTCTGGGCCAGCTGGCTGGTGGCGTCCATGAAGTGCTCGACCGCGATGATGGCCTTTTCCGGATCGATGACCCGGTAATAGACCACGGCGTTGACCCGCACGGAGACGTTGTCGTGGGAGATGACGTCCTGGGTCGGGACATCCATGACCACGGTGCGCAGATCCACCCGGACCATCTGCTGCACGAAGGGGATGAGGATGATCATGCCCGGCCCCTTGACCTTGTCGAACCGGCCCAGGGTGAACACGACTCCGCGCTCGTACTCGCGCAGAATCTTGATGGTATAGTAAAGTAGGACGACCAGCAGGATGACGCTGAAGGTCACGAATTGCAGAAAATAGGGATTCATGCGGTTCTCCTTGTCATTGGTTGCCGTTGCCGGTTGGCGCCGGGGTGACGGAAAGGACGAGCCCCTCGTCCTCCATGGCCACGATGCGCACCTTGTCGCCCTGGCGGATCGGATGCCCTGACCGGGCCGACCAGTTCTCGCCCTGCAGATGCACCCGTCCGAATCCGTCAATGAAATCCTGGATGGCTTCAGCCTCAAGGCCCACCATGGCCTCGCGGCTGCTCAGGCGCGGCTTGCGCAAGGTGCGCGCCGCGACCCAGACGATACCGCCGAAGACCAGGGCCGAACCAGCGCCCATGCCGGCGATGACGCCCGTGTTGATGCGGAATTCGGGAATATCGCCCTCGAACAGGATGACCGATCCGAACACCACGGCAACAATGCCGCCAATGCCCAGAATCCCGAAGGCCGGGATGAAAAGCTCCACCCCGATCAGCGCGAGCCCCAGCAGAATGAGGGCCAGCCCGGCATAGTTCACGGGCAGAATCTGGAACGCATACAGGGCCAGCAGCAGGCAGATGCCGCCGATGACGCCGGGCACCATGGCGCCCGGATTGTAGCCTTCG
Proteins encoded:
- a CDS encoding slipin family protein, whose translation is MNPYFLQFVTFSVILLVVLLYYTIKILREYERGVVFTLGRFDKVKGPGMIILIPFVQQMVRVDLRTVVMDVPTQDVISHDNVSVRVNAVVYYRVIDPEKAIIAVEHFMDATSQLAQTTLRSVLGKHELDEILAERDKLNEDIQKILDRQTDGWGIKVSNVEIKHVDLDESMIRAIAKQAEAERQRRAKVIHAEGEQQAAQKLVEAAEKLSESPSAIQLRYLQTLGEIAGEKNSTIVFPVPIDTLKSLFGGKS